In Deltaproteobacteria bacterium GWA2_45_12, the genomic window GCAAAAATAAGAACTTCTTCCTTGGTTTGAAACAACCACTTTAAGCCGGCTCTTACTTCTTCAATTACTTTTTCAAAGGCGGGAGTGCGGTGGTGCCAAATGGGTTTGGCCATCTCGGTTAAAACATCTTCGGGAACAGGGGTGGGACCGGGAGCATAAAGGCGGTATTTCATGGAAAGTTATGAGTTATGAGTTATGAGTTATGAGATTTAAAAAAATTCTCCTTCTCATAAATCACTTGTCATAACTCAGCTTATAAAATTGTAATGAAACCTTCCACTTTAACAGGCCCAAAGGGCCGTTGAAGGGGAGGCTCCATCTGGCTTTGCCAGTGGAGGGGGCGACGCGAGCCCCTAAAAAATGTTGCGGGGCTTGGATTTGAACCAAGGACCTTCGGGTTATGCTTACCACGACAACTTTCGTTGCTCCTTAAAATTTAAGAATTCGTGGCCTGGACTTTACCTTCACCATACCATCTCATAGAGATGTTTTAGGTGCCTGCCATCAAGTCTCTACACCTTCTCAACCAATTTTAACATTGGCTGAGCTTGGCTCGGGATTACCCTGCTAACGGCTTCCCCGAGTTTGACAGGTTTTCGTACAAAAGTTTCCTTCTGTACAGCCCACTGCGAAATTAATTTCCAAGCGTCACGATAGCTTGCAGAAGCTGGCTTCCTTTGGCGCTTGGAGGCTTCGACTAAGTGAATTTCACTGCCGTAGCCAATAAATACCTTACTAGGGAAAACATAGAAGAGATCTAATTCCTCTATGTAAACAAGAGCAAAGTCAAAATCACTGGAAAGATAATTTTTACGAACCATCTTTCGCCGATTTGTTTTGGTTCGACGATTATCGACAACATAATTGCCTTTAATACGGTCAAACCAAGCTGACTTCACCTGGACCTTGGAAAGCACACCATTAATATCGAAAACCAGGTCATAGCTTAACCTGTCTCCGATGGGCTTGAGTACCCCCCAACCCCGCTTCAATGAATGAAGCACGGTGGCCTGTTCAGCCAGATCACCCTTTAGCTTGGTATCCATGTCAATTTCGCGGATCGAGCCCGACGAGCTACCGGACTGCTCTACCCCGCGGTAAATAGGGGTTGCTTATATTGTTTTAAGGCAAGGGGTGTCAACGTTATTGTTTGGGATGTTTTAAAAAAAGTTTTTCGGGAAATTATTCCGGACAAAATTTTATCTCTTGCCCCTGGCAAAACAGTCATGTTACCAAAGTAAAATGCTTACACATCACCAGAATCGTTTGGGTTTCACCCCTGAACACGAAATTTTTCGCAAAACAGTCCGCACTTATGTTGAAAAAGAATTACTCCCCTATAAAGAAAAGTGGGAATCCGAAAAATCAGTCCCGCGGGATGTGTTCAAAAAACTGGGAGATCAAGGTTTTTTAGGAATTACTCACGACCCAAAGTATGGGGGAAGTGGATGCGATTATTGGTACAAAGTGGTCTTTGCCGAAGAAATGCTTGCCTGCCGCATGCATGGCTTTGTCATGGATGTGTTTGTGCAAACCGACATCACCACACCCGCCATTGCCAAATTAGCCACCGAAGAACAAAAACAGGAAGTCCTTGTTCCTGCTATTAAGGGCGAAAAAATTCTTTCCTTGGGGGTTACTGAACCAAATACGGGTTCCGATGTGGCTCACATCCGCACTACGGCCAAAAAAGAGGGGGACTATTATATTGTGGATGGGGCCAAAATGTTTATCACCAACGGGTCGCGCGCCGACTATATTGTCCTGGCTGTCCGCACCGGAGGTGCACTCAAGGAAAGCTGGAATAATGCCCACCAAGGTATTAGTTTTCTTATCTTTCCCACCAAGGATGAAAAAGGAAATACGACTCCCGGATTTTCTGTGGGCCGCAAATTAAAAAAGATGGGAAACGATTCCTCTGACACCGCGGAACTTTCTTTTCAAGGGTGCCGTATCCATAAAAGATATTTGCTGGGTGAGGAAAATCGCGGTTTTTATTACATCATGCAAAACTTCCAGGGGGAACGGCTGATCGCCGCCATTATGGGCACCGCAAGCTGTCGCATGATGTTAGAAGACGCCCTGGCCTATGGCCGACAAAGAGAAGCCTTTGGACAACCCATCATCAATTTCCAAGTATGGCGCCAACGCTTTGCCCAAAGCTGGGCTGAGACTGAAGCTTGCCAAGAATTAACTTATCGCGCATGCGATCTGTTTAACCGTAACATCCCCTGTGTTAAAGAAATATCGATGGCCAAATTAATTTCTTCAGAATTGGCCAATAAGATTGCCTATGAATGCACCCAATTTTTTGGGGGTATGGGTTACATGCAAGAAACGGACATCTCCCGCTTCTACCGCGATGTGCGTTTGTTATCCATTGGGGGTGGCACCAGCGAAATCATGCGCGAGATCATCGCCAAGAGTCAGGGGTTTTAGAATTAGCTCTACTCTCCCGTGTTATCCCCCTTTAAAAAAGGGGGTATGGGGGATTTGTTCCCGTAACCAATGCCCGCAACCGTTTCTGAACATACCCACAGGAACGTCGATAAAAACGGAAACAAATCCCCCTTAGTCCCCCTTTTTTAAAGGGGGAAATCATACGAGGAATAATAAAATGCTCAAAACAAACGAAAAAAATCTTCCTCAAGTGGCCCTTCAGGGCGGAATTATTCCTCCCATTGCTTTTGGATGGGAAGTCTGCCGCGATGGACAAGCTGTCATGCTTCCTTCGGTAGGAGGTATTACCTACAATATTTTGATAGGAGACTCGGTTTATGATTTTGTCGGGGACCATCTGGAATCTGGGGTTTCCTCCATTGCCGGCGGGTTTAACGACCGGCGCACAGCCAACCCTAATTTAAGTTACAATGTTTATAGTTGTGTTGGAAACGAAGCCACCCTTCTTTCAGGAGCCGCCAAGAGGAAAAAAGGAACAGTGGTTGGCCACCATGGTGGCGTGGAGCATGTCATCATCGATTTCCCCCAAGCCGTGTTAGAAAAATTAACTTATGACGACAAAATCCTTATTCGCGGCACGGGTCAGGGATTAAAACTTATAGACTACCCCACAATCACCCTCACCAGCCTTTCCCCCAAACTACTCCACAAAATTCCCGTCAAAGCGGGGAAAGATTTCATTTCCGTGCCCGTGGTCGCCCATGCCCCGGCAAGCCTTATGGGTTCTGGTTTGGGTCATAACGATTCGTTTAAAGGGGACTACGACATTCAGACGAGCGATCCACAAATCATCAAAAAATATAATTTGGACAAATTACGTTATGGGGATTTGGTCGCCATTATTGACCACGAATCAACCTATGGATGGTCCTACAAGACAGGAGCTGTTTCCATTGCCGTTGTCGTGCATGGGAATTCTTATTTGGCAGGCCACGGCCCCGGAGTTCAGACTATTATGACCTCAAGGGATGGACACATTAAACCCATTGTGGATGCGGGTGCCAACATTGGGCGCTATTTGGGAATTGGAAGGTTTAAAAAACGGTAAGGGCGTTTTACGGAAGTATCAGCCCTTCTGTAAGG contains:
- a CDS encoding endonuclease; protein product: MDTKLKGDLAEQATVLHSLKRGWGVLKPIGDRLSYDLVFDINGVLSKVQVKSAWFDRIKGNYVVDNRRTKTNRRKMVRKNYLSSDFDFALVYIEELDLFYVFPSKVFIGYGSEIHLVEASKRQRKPASASYRDAWKLISQWAVQKETFVRKPVKLGEAVSRVIPSQAQPMLKLVEKV
- a CDS encoding acyl-CoA dehydrogenase; the protein is MLTHHQNRLGFTPEHEIFRKTVRTYVEKELLPYKEKWESEKSVPRDVFKKLGDQGFLGITHDPKYGGSGCDYWYKVVFAEEMLACRMHGFVMDVFVQTDITTPAIAKLATEEQKQEVLVPAIKGEKILSLGVTEPNTGSDVAHIRTTAKKEGDYYIVDGAKMFITNGSRADYIVLAVRTGGALKESWNNAHQGISFLIFPTKDEKGNTTPGFSVGRKLKKMGNDSSDTAELSFQGCRIHKRYLLGEENRGFYYIMQNFQGERLIAAIMGTASCRMMLEDALAYGRQREAFGQPIINFQVWRQRFAQSWAETEACQELTYRACDLFNRNIPCVKEISMAKLISSELANKIAYECTQFFGGMGYMQETDISRFYRDVRLLSIGGGTSEIMREIIAKSQGF